A window of the Streptomyces sp. NBC_00454 genome harbors these coding sequences:
- a CDS encoding PPOX class F420-dependent oxidoreductase: MSELFDEETRKLLDGRNFATVATLNPDGGPQTSVVWIIREGDAVLFSTTAGRRKARNLARDPRISLTVFDTANPYRSIDVRGTAELIDDPAKSLPRRLSQKYLGEDPLAEPQEVLRLIVRVTPQKVTGFSV, from the coding sequence GTGTCAGAGCTTTTCGATGAGGAGACGCGCAAGCTGCTGGACGGGAGGAACTTCGCCACCGTCGCGACGCTGAACCCGGACGGCGGGCCTCAGACTTCGGTGGTCTGGATCATCAGGGAGGGCGATGCCGTGCTGTTCTCCACGACGGCCGGGCGCCGGAAGGCGCGGAATCTCGCGCGGGACCCACGGATCAGCCTCACGGTCTTCGACACCGCGAACCCCTACCGGTCCATCGACGTCCGCGGCACCGCCGAACTGATCGACGACCCGGCGAAATCGCTGCCGCGCAGGCTCTCGCAGAAGTACCTGGGCGAGGACCCCCTGGCCGAGCCGCAGGAGGTGCTCCGGCTGATCGTCCGGGTGACCCCGCAGAAGGTCACGGGCTTCTCCGTCTGA
- a CDS encoding MFS transporter gives MTSSTSDRRDAAETRPEEAVTPYPQRWAAAFVMILAALLDMIDGSIVNTALPSMGKELGATPAELQWTVSAYMLGFAATLIIAGHLGDRYGRKRLFMTGVGAFAAASLASALAGSAEVLVASRGVQGVAAAIIMPQVLASFRTMFDGEERGKAFALYGAIAGLSTAVGVLLGGVLTDWDLFGWGWRTIFAVNLPLAALVLLLGAKWIPASRDGSFTGRIDAVGNLVLATALVAIVLPLVQGRSNGWPLWGWLCLAAGVLTVIATAVLESRRGTEHPLLPVSLFKKPAFSAGLLIQLLFYGGMSGFMLVFTIWLQNGQGYTPTQAGLLMIAFSAGSILAAPAVDPLAAKLGRTVLILGALVMAGGLYWVRQAAQDSAPSHTGAWPLVPGLFLAGVGLIFLIIPLVNTILSTVPGQLAGGASGILSTAQQFGGALGVAVIGSVFFSGADKGLTTALAHAGPWAIAAYVLCAALCLALPRKAVGNHSA, from the coding sequence ATGACCTCCAGCACGAGCGACAGACGGGACGCGGCCGAGACCCGCCCCGAGGAGGCGGTGACGCCCTATCCCCAGCGGTGGGCAGCGGCGTTCGTGATGATCCTCGCGGCGCTCCTGGACATGATCGACGGGTCGATCGTGAACACCGCGCTTCCGTCCATGGGCAAGGAGCTCGGGGCCACACCGGCCGAGCTCCAGTGGACCGTCTCCGCGTACATGCTCGGCTTCGCCGCCACGCTGATCATCGCGGGGCACCTCGGAGACCGCTACGGGCGCAAGCGGCTGTTCATGACCGGGGTGGGCGCCTTCGCCGCCGCGAGTCTGGCCAGCGCGCTCGCCGGCAGCGCCGAGGTCCTGGTCGCCTCTCGCGGAGTCCAGGGCGTGGCGGCGGCGATCATCATGCCCCAGGTCCTCGCCTCGTTCCGCACGATGTTCGACGGCGAGGAACGGGGGAAGGCCTTCGCCCTCTACGGGGCGATCGCGGGCCTGTCCACCGCGGTCGGCGTGCTGCTCGGCGGCGTACTGACCGACTGGGACCTGTTCGGCTGGGGCTGGCGCACCATCTTCGCCGTCAACCTGCCCCTCGCCGCCCTCGTCCTGCTCCTGGGCGCCAAGTGGATCCCCGCCTCCAGGGACGGATCCTTCACCGGGCGCATCGACGCGGTGGGGAACCTGGTGCTGGCGACCGCCCTCGTAGCGATCGTGCTGCCGCTGGTCCAGGGCCGCTCCAACGGCTGGCCGCTGTGGGGCTGGCTCTGCCTGGCAGCCGGCGTCCTCACCGTGATCGCGACCGCCGTCCTCGAGTCCAGGCGCGGCACCGAACATCCGCTGCTCCCCGTCAGCCTGTTCAAGAAGCCCGCCTTCAGCGCCGGTCTGCTCATCCAGCTCCTCTTCTACGGGGGGATGTCCGGCTTCATGCTCGTCTTCACCATCTGGCTGCAGAACGGGCAGGGCTACACCCCCACCCAGGCCGGGCTGCTGATGATCGCCTTCAGCGCAGGCTCGATCCTCGCGGCCCCCGCGGTCGACCCGCTGGCCGCGAAGCTCGGCCGCACCGTGCTGATCCTCGGGGCCCTGGTCATGGCCGGCGGCCTGTACTGGGTGCGCCAGGCGGCCCAGGACTCCGCCCCGTCCCACACCGGTGCCTGGCCGCTGGTTCCGGGGCTGTTCCTGGCCGGCGTGGGCCTGATCTTCCTGATCATCCCGCTGGTCAACACCATCCTGAGCACCGTGCCCGGCCAACTCGCCGGTGGGGCCTCCGGGATCCTGTCCACCGCCCAGCAGTTCGGCGGGGCCCTCGGCGTCGCGGTCATCGGCAGCGTCTTCTTCTCCGGTGCCGACAAGGGCCTCACGACCGCCCTCGCCCACGCGGGGCCCTGGGCGATCGCGGCCTACGTGCTGTGCGCGGCGCTGTGCCTGGCCCTGCCCCGCAAGGCCGTCGGCAACCACAGCGCGTAG
- a CDS encoding MarR family winged helix-turn-helix transcriptional regulator, whose amino-acid sequence MSSESESVESRLGKAVQAYQSAVDDFDRELARLMGVNETDLRCLEILMGTEEITPRELATRLGLTTGSVTTMLDRLEKLEYLTRSPHPTDRRMTLVRVTPEATQRAHGLIGPFLGDAGQQVATRYDAGQLELVADFLTFTQEIQQRHVDRLRTMESPRPGRTGGRQSPGPRAGGAARA is encoded by the coding sequence ATGTCAAGCGAGAGTGAGTCGGTCGAGTCGCGACTGGGCAAAGCCGTACAGGCCTACCAGTCGGCCGTCGACGACTTCGACCGCGAGCTGGCCCGCCTGATGGGAGTGAACGAGACGGATCTGCGCTGCCTGGAGATCCTCATGGGCACCGAGGAGATCACCCCCCGCGAGCTGGCCACCCGCCTCGGCCTGACCACCGGCAGCGTCACCACGATGCTCGACCGCCTGGAGAAGCTGGAGTACCTCACGCGCAGCCCGCATCCGACCGACCGCCGCATGACCCTGGTCCGCGTCACGCCCGAAGCCACCCAGCGCGCACACGGGCTGATCGGCCCGTTCCTCGGCGACGCCGGCCAGCAGGTCGCGACCCGCTACGACGCCGGGCAACTGGAGCTGGTCGCGGACTTCCTGACCTTCACCCAGGAGATCCAGCAGCGCCACGTGGACCGGCTGCGCACCATGGAGTCACCCCGCCCCGGACGGACCGGCGGCCGGCAGAGCCCCGGCCCGCGCGCAGGCGGAGCCGCCCGGGCGTGA